The genomic region TCGGCGAGACCACACGGCCGATCTGCCGCCGCCACCTGGGGCCGCTGCGGGTGCAGAAGCACCTGTATGCCGAAGGCCCCGAGGTCTGCCAGCACATCATCGTCCATCCGCCCGGCGGGATCGCCGGTGGCGACCGTTTGGCGATCAGTGCCCGTGTCGAGCCCGGAGCCTGGGCGCAACTGACCAGTCCTGGCGCCGCCAAGTGGTATCGCGCCAGCGGCCCGGCCCATCAGAGCCTGCGGCTCAAGGTTGGCGCGGGTGCGACACTGGAATGGCTGCCCCAGGAAACCATCGTGTTCAGCGCGGCCCAGGCCGAACTCGACACCGTGATCGAACTCGAGGGCGATGGCCGGCTGTTCTATTGGGACATGGTCGCCCTCGGTCGCCCGGCCAGCGGCGAACGCTTCGACCTTGGGCATTTCCAGTCGCACCTGGACATCCGCCGCGACGGCAAGCCACTCTGGCACGAACGCCAGCGCATCCTCGGCAACGATGGCCTGCTGGACTCGCCGATCGGGCTCGACGGCCAGTCGGTATTCGCTACCTTGCTGGTCACCGGCGAAATCGACAGCGAATTGCTCGAACGTTGCCGCAACCTGCCGACGCCAGTACGCGGTGACCTCAGCCAACTCCCTGGCCTGCTGGTGGCCCGCTGCCTGGCCGGGCAGGCGTTGCATGCCCGGGCCTGGCTGATCGGGCTGTGGCGGTTGTTGCGGCCGGTCCTGCTGGGGCGTGACGCCGTGCCACCGAGGATCTGGAATACATGAATTTTCTTTACGCCTTGCGCTTTTCAACTGCCAGCCAACGGATCTGTGAACCATGGACCTGACTCCCCGCGAAAAAGACAAACTGCTGATTTTCACCGCCGGCCTGGTCGCCGAACGACGCCTGGCCCGTGGGGTGAAGCTCAATTACCCGGAGGCGATGGCCTACATCTCGGCGGCCTTGCTCGAAGGCGCTCGCGACGGCCAGACCGTGGCCGAACTGATGCACTACGGCACGACCCTGCTCAGCCGCGAACAGGTGATGGAAGGCATCCCGGAGATGATTCCGGAAATCCAGGTCGAAGCGACCTTCCCCGACGGCACCAAGCTGGTCACCGTCCATCAACCGATTGTCTGAGGCTGCCTATGTCCTACGTTCTGCGCGATGCCCTGCATGCCGACCTGCCGGCCATTCGCGACATCTACAACGACGCGGTGCTCAACAGCACCGCGATCTGGAACGAGCAGCCCGTTGACCTCGGTAACCGCCAGGCCTGGTTCAGCGCCCGGCAGGCCCAGGGCTACCCGATCCTGGTGATTGTCGATGCCACCGACAGCGTGCTCGGCTACGCCTCCTTCGGTGACTGGCGCCCGTTCGAAGGCTTTCGCCACACCGTGGAGCACTCGGTGTATGTGCGCCACGACCAACGCGGCAACGGCCTGGGGCCAAAGCTGATGGCGGCGCTGATCGAGCGCGCGCGCAAGGGTGGTAAACACATCATGGTCGCCGCGATCGAGAGCGGTAACCAGGCCTCCATTCGCCTGCATGAACGCCAGGGCTTCGTCACCACCGGGCAGATGCCCCAGGTGGGCGTGAAGTTCGGCCGCTGGCTGGACCTGACCTTCATGCAACTGTGCCTGAATCCGGGTGCCCTGCCGCCCGCCATCGCCAAGGAGTAAGTCGATGAACGCTGCCCAGTTGCGTCGCGTGACCCACGAAAGCTTTGCACATTACCGCCAGGGGCTGATCGAACTGTTGCTCGATGCCGTGGAGCACGGTGCCTCCATCGGCTTCATGGCCGATCTCGACGCACGCCAGGCGCGTGCCTATTTCGACGGTGTGCAGGCGGCCCTGGACAACGGCGGCCTGCTGCTCTGGGTGGTGGTCCGTAACGAACAGGTGCTGGCCAGCGTGCAACTGCAGCTGTGCCAGAAACCCAACGGCCTGAACCGCGCCGAAGTACAGAAGCTGCTGGTGCTCGGCGAGGCCCGTCGCCATGGCCTTGGCCAGCAGTTGATGCAGGCCGTGGAGCAGGCGGCACGCGCGCAGCGACGCGGCCTGTTGTACCTCGACACTCAGGCCGGCTCCGATGCCGAAACCTTCTACCGAGCCCTCGGCTACACCCGGGTAGGCGAACTGCCGGACTACTGCACCACGCCGGACGGCCAGCACCACGCGACCGCCATTTACTTCAAGACTCTGGGACGCCCCGAATGATTCCTGGTGAATATCAGATCCAGCCTGGCGACATCGAGCTCAATGCCGGTCGCCGTACCGTCAGCCTGAGCGTGGCCAACAGTGGCGACCGGCCGATCCAGGTCGGCTCCCACTACCACTTCTTCGAAACCAACGACGCCCTGACCTTCGACCGCGCCGCCAGCCGCGGCATGCGCCTGAACATCCCGGCCGGCACTGCCGTGCGCTTCGAGCCGGGGCAGAGCCGCGACGTCGAACTGGTGGAACTGGCCGGCTTGCGCCGGGTGTTCGGCTTTGCCGGCAGGGTCATGGGCAACCTGGACAAGGAACCGACATGAAGATTTCCCGACAAGCCTATGCCGACATGTTCGGCCCCACGGTGGGCGACAAGGTCCGTCTGGCCGACACCGAGCTGTGGATCGAAGTGGAGAAGGACTTCACCACCTACGGTGAAGAAGTGAAATTCGGCGGCGGCAAAGTGATCCGCGATGGCATGGGCCAGGGCCAACTGCTGGCTGCCGAGGTGGTCGACACGCTGATCACCAACGCGCTGATCATCGACCACTGGGGCATCGTCAAGGCCGACGTCGGCCTCAAGGACGGGCGCATTGCCGCCATCGGCAAGGCCGGCAACCCGGATATCCAGCCCAACGTGAACATCGCCATCGGCGCCAGCACCGAAGTGATCGCCGGTGAAGGCATGATCCTCACCGCCGGCGGGATCGACACCCACATCCACTTCATCTGCCCGCAGCAGATCGAAGAGGCACTGATGAGCGGCGTCACCACCATGATCGGCGGCGGCACCGGGCCGGCCACCGGCACCAACGCCACCACCTGCACCTCCGGCCCCTGGCACCTGGCGCGCATGCTCCAGGCCGCCGATGCGTTCCCGATGAACATCGGCCTGACCGGCAAGGGCAACGCCAGCCTGCCGGAGCCGCTGGTCGAGCAGGTCAAGGCCGGCGCCATCGGCCTCAAACTGCATGAAGACTGGGGCACCACCCCGGCCGCCATCGACAACTGCCTGAGCGTGGCCGACCAGTACGACGTACAGGTGGCGATCCACACCGACACCCTCAACGAATCCGGTTTCGTCGAAACCACCCTGGGCGCGTTCAAGGGCCGCACCATCCACACCTACCACACCGAAGGTGCCGGCGGCGGCCATGCGCCGGACATTATCAAGGCCTGCGGCTTCGCCAACGTCCTGCCGAGTTCGACCAACCCGACCCGGCCGTTCACCCGCAACACCATCGACGAACACCTGGACATGCTGATGGTCTGCCATCACCTCGACCCGAGCATCGCCGAGGACGTAGCCTTCGCCGAAAGCCGTATCCGCCGCGAGACCATCGCCGCCGAGGACATCCTGCACGACCTCGGCGCGTTCTCGATGATCAGTTCCGACAGCCAGGCCATGGGCCGGGTCGGCGAAGTGATCACCCGCACCTGGCAGACCGCCGACAAGATGAAGAAACAACGCGGGCCTCTGCCGGGCGACGGCGAGGGCAACAGCAACTTCCGGGTCAAGCGCTACATCGCCAAGTACACCATCAACCCGGCGATCACCCACGGCATCAGCCATGAGGTCGGCTCCGTCGAAGTCGGCAAGTGGGCTGACCTGGTGCTCTGGCGCCCGGCGTTCTTCGGCGTCAAGCCGACGCTGATTCTCAAGGGCGGGGCGATTGCCGCCAGCCTGATGGGCGACGCCAACGCCTCGATCCCGACGCCACAGCCAGTGCATTACCGGCCGATGTTCGCCAGTTTTGGTGGCTCGCGGCATGCCACCAGCCTGACTTTCATCAGCCAGGCAGCACTGGAAGCGGGGTTGCCCGAGCAACTCGGGTTGAAGAAGCGGATCGCTGTGGTCAAGGGCTGTCGCGACGTGCAGAAGACCGACCTGATCCACAACGACTACCTGCCCGAGATCGAGGTCGATCCGCAGACCTACCAGGTCAAGGCCGATGGCGTGCTGTTGTGGTGTGAG from Pseudomonas asplenii harbors:
- a CDS encoding urease accessory protein UreD, which codes for MNSSATHALFTPHWQAELELGYARFGETTRPICRRHLGPLRVQKHLYAEGPEVCQHIIVHPPGGIAGGDRLAISARVEPGAWAQLTSPGAAKWYRASGPAHQSLRLKVGAGATLEWLPQETIVFSAAQAELDTVIELEGDGRLFYWDMVALGRPASGERFDLGHFQSHLDIRRDGKPLWHERQRILGNDGLLDSPIGLDGQSVFATLLVTGEIDSELLERCRNLPTPVRGDLSQLPGLLVARCLAGQALHARAWLIGLWRLLRPVLLGRDAVPPRIWNT
- the ureA gene encoding urease subunit gamma — its product is MDLTPREKDKLLIFTAGLVAERRLARGVKLNYPEAMAYISAALLEGARDGQTVAELMHYGTTLLSREQVMEGIPEMIPEIQVEATFPDGTKLVTVHQPIV
- a CDS encoding GNAT family N-acetyltransferase; the encoded protein is MSYVLRDALHADLPAIRDIYNDAVLNSTAIWNEQPVDLGNRQAWFSARQAQGYPILVIVDATDSVLGYASFGDWRPFEGFRHTVEHSVYVRHDQRGNGLGPKLMAALIERARKGGKHIMVAAIESGNQASIRLHERQGFVTTGQMPQVGVKFGRWLDLTFMQLCLNPGALPPAIAKE
- a CDS encoding GNAT family N-acetyltransferase is translated as MNAAQLRRVTHESFAHYRQGLIELLLDAVEHGASIGFMADLDARQARAYFDGVQAALDNGGLLLWVVVRNEQVLASVQLQLCQKPNGLNRAEVQKLLVLGEARRHGLGQQLMQAVEQAARAQRRGLLYLDTQAGSDAETFYRALGYTRVGELPDYCTTPDGQHHATAIYFKTLGRPE
- a CDS encoding urease subunit beta, translating into MIPGEYQIQPGDIELNAGRRTVSLSVANSGDRPIQVGSHYHFFETNDALTFDRAASRGMRLNIPAGTAVRFEPGQSRDVELVELAGLRRVFGFAGRVMGNLDKEPT
- the ureC gene encoding urease subunit alpha, which translates into the protein MKISRQAYADMFGPTVGDKVRLADTELWIEVEKDFTTYGEEVKFGGGKVIRDGMGQGQLLAAEVVDTLITNALIIDHWGIVKADVGLKDGRIAAIGKAGNPDIQPNVNIAIGASTEVIAGEGMILTAGGIDTHIHFICPQQIEEALMSGVTTMIGGGTGPATGTNATTCTSGPWHLARMLQAADAFPMNIGLTGKGNASLPEPLVEQVKAGAIGLKLHEDWGTTPAAIDNCLSVADQYDVQVAIHTDTLNESGFVETTLGAFKGRTIHTYHTEGAGGGHAPDIIKACGFANVLPSSTNPTRPFTRNTIDEHLDMLMVCHHLDPSIAEDVAFAESRIRRETIAAEDILHDLGAFSMISSDSQAMGRVGEVITRTWQTADKMKKQRGPLPGDGEGNSNFRVKRYIAKYTINPAITHGISHEVGSVEVGKWADLVLWRPAFFGVKPTLILKGGAIAASLMGDANASIPTPQPVHYRPMFASFGGSRHATSLTFISQAALEAGLPEQLGLKKRIAVVKGCRDVQKTDLIHNDYLPEIEVDPQTYQVKADGVLLWCEPAEVLPMAQRYFLF